Proteins from a genomic interval of Channa argus isolate prfri chromosome 11, Channa argus male v1.0, whole genome shotgun sequence:
- the trpm6 gene encoding transient receptor potential cation channel subfamily M member 6 isoform X6 codes for MCTASKNVLFLLQARKSWIEDMLFKRECVKFIPSSRDLHRCNPVCQVCQNLIRCCCGRLMGEHSWQESIAPISLCPGPEQDVEEDWSIELHTKASPTNAYGTIDFQDTAARVCRAKVCEPLNYYARVAVDTKAELLLQLMLREWQMERPKLLLIVQGGSENFTLPPKVKQAFSKGLITAARSTGAWILTDGINTGVSRYVGDAVKTYGGHNLRKRNTVGISPWGVIDNNTDLIGRDVFRPYQPLGNPLSKRSRLNGFHSHFILVDDGTLGKHGCQQGLRRRLEKHIQLQKIHPRLNHGVPVVCVVVEGGPAIVSTVLDYVSSVPPVPVFVFEGSGRAADLLAFLHKQTAVDRQLDTDIKEDFLVRIGDVFGVEREEVLQLYNLLLQCMDHRESITIFDSESDDQMAPDAAILTATLKGTKASPADQLSMALGWDRADIAKKNILVCGQQWQVGSLEQAMLDALVMDRVSFVKLLIDNGMTMSCFLTVDRLEELYNTSHGQTNRFLHHLVEDAKQSSLPVGYRLTLIDMGLVIEYLIGAAYRSTYTRKNFRAAYRTKIKDRRYESSASLSKQRQGIIPTSGTSRNLQDLHFFRTAQPYKIKGEPDASETDTSHSSSREKAVTPGLDDAPLLVPFNFNDLFVWAVLQQRQQMALFLWQHGEEALARATVACKLYRSMAFEARQSSMDDNIAERLKGYSLEFGQLAVDVLDCAFRQNEQMAMKLLTSEMEEWSHFTCLQMAVSSCNRSFVSHSCTQTLLTDLWTGSLNWRKNSFLKITLSLLLPPVIFLLEFKSKAEMCHVPQSHEAMLFGRDSGKSVPAHNRTNYKGTQDAEQGVSFHNKRLGPVSETISSITMQCLSWITMLYEFYTAPVVKFWFHTMSYLAFLMLFSYVVLVKMEDHPSIQEWLVIAYILSTAVEKTREVLMSEPRNLSQKLKVWFSEYWNISDFTAILLFLAALALRWNADPYKTAGRISYCLDIIFWFVRVMDLLAVNQHAGPYLTMITKMCC; via the exons ATGTGTACTGCGAGTAAAAATGTTCTCTTCTTATTGCAGGCACGGAAGTCTTGGATTGAGGACATGTTATtcaagagagagtgtgtgaagTTTATCCCTTCCTCTCGGGATCTACACAG ATGTAATCCAGTATGTCAAGTATGCCAAAACTTGATCAG ATGTTGTTGTGGTCGCCTAATGGGGGAGCACTCTTGGCAAGAGTCCATTGCTCCCATATCCCTCTGTCCTGGTCCTGAACAGGACGTGGAAGAGGATTGGTCAATAGAGCTCCATACCAAAGCCAGTCCTACTAATGCCTATGGTACCATAGACTTTCAGGACACTGCCGCCCGGGTCTGCCGGGCCAAGGTCTGTGAGCCTCTTAactat TATGCTCGTGTAGCTGTGGACACAAAGGCAGAGTTGCTGCTCCAGCTGATGCTGAGGGAGTGGCAGATGGAAAGACCCAAGCTATTACTAATTGTCCAGGGAGGCTCAGAAAACTTTACCTTGCCCCCTAAGGTCAAGCAGGCCTTCAGCAAAGGGCTGATCACTGCTGCCCGCAGCACAGGGGCATGGATACTGACTGATGGCATTAACACAG GTGTATCCAGGTATGTAGGTGATGCAGTGAAAACATATGGGGGCCACAATCTGAGGAAGAGAAACACAGTTGGCATCTCACCGTGGGGAGTGATTGACAACAACACTGACCTTATTGGCAGAGAT GTGTTCAGGCCCTACCAGCCACTGGGGAACCCTTTAAGCAAGAGGTCCCGTCTGAATGGTTTCCACTCCCACTTTATATTGGTGGATGATGGAACGCTGGGAAAACATGGCTGCCAGCAAGGCCTTAGGAGGAGGCTGGAGAAACACATTCAGCTACAGAAGATACACCCTA GGCTAAACCATGGAGTACCTGTGGTGTGCGTGGTGGTGGAAGGAGGTCCAGCCATTGTGTCCACAGTGTTAGATTATGTGAGCAGTGTGCCCCCTGtgccagtgtttgtgtttgagggATCTGGCAGGGCCGCTGACCTGCTTGCTTTCTTACATAAGCAGACTGCTGTTGACag GCAGTTGGATACAGACATTAAAGAGGACTTCCTTGTCAGAATTGGAGATGTGTTTGgggtagagagagaagaggtcTTGCAGCTTTACAATCTCCTTCTGCAATGTATGGATCACAGAGAGTCT ATAACCATCTTTGACTCAGAGTCAGATGACCAGATGGCACCTGATGCAGCCATTTTGACGGCTACACTCAAAG GGACTAAGGCCAGTCCTGCAGACCAGCTAAGTATGGCTTTAGGCTGGGACAGGGCAGAtattgcaaagaaaaacatcttggTGTGTGGACAGCAGTGGCAG GTGGGTTCATTAGAGCAAGCCATGCTGGATGCCCTGGTGATGGACCGTGTCAGTTTTGTCAAACTGCTGATTGACAACGGCATGACGATGAGCTGCTTCCTCACTGTAGATCGACTTGAGGAGCTCTACAACACG TCACATGGCCAGACAAATCGTTTCTTGCATCACCTCGTTGAAGATGCAAAACAG aGTTCTCTTCCTGTAGGTTACCGTCTTACTCTCATTGATATGGGCCTTGTGATAGAGTACCTGATAGGAGCAGCTTACCGCAGCACCTACACACGGAAAAACTTCAGAGCTGCCTACAGAACAAAGATCAAA GATCGAAGATATGAGAGTTCTGCCTCCTTATCTAAACAAAGACAGGGAATAATACCAACTTCTGGTACGAGTAGGAATCTCCAGGACCTGCATTTCTTTAGAACTGCTCAGCCCTACAAAATCAAG GGTGAGCCAGATGCTAGTGAGACAGATACATCACACAGTAGCAGTCGAGAGAAAGCAGTGACCCCAGGTCTTGACGATGCTCCACTGCTGGTTCCCTTTAACTTCAACGACCTGTTTGTGTGGGCTGTACTTCAGCAGCGGCAGCAGATGGCACTGTTCCTGTGGCAGCATGGTGAGGAAGCTCTGGCACGTGCCACTGTGGCGTGTAAGCTTTACCGCTCAATGGCTTTTGAGGCACGACAAAGCAGTATGGATGACAACATTGCCGAGCGATTAAAGGGATATTCCCT TGAGTTTGGTCAGCTGGCCGTGGATGTGTTAGACTGTGCATTTCGTCAGAATGAGCAGATGGCCATGAAGCTGTTGACATCTGAGATGGAGGAATGGAGCCATTTTACCTGTCTGCAGATGGCTGTTTCTTCGTGTAATAGATCATTCGTTTCACATTCCTGCACTCAGACCCTCCTCACTGATCTCTGGACTGGTTCGCTCAACTGGAGAAAAAACTCCTTTTTGAAA aTAACTCTAAGCCTTCTTCTACCACCTGTCATCTTCTTACTGGAGTttaaaagcaaagctgaaatGTGCCATGTACCACAGTCCCATGAGGCAATGCTGTTTGGGCGTGATTCTGGGAAGTCAGTACCAGCCCACAACAGAACTAATTATAAG GGCACACAGGATGCAGAACAAGGTGTGTCTTTCCATAACAAACGTCTTGGTCCTGTGTCAGAAACTATATCCTCTATAACCATGCAGTGCCTGTCCTGGATCACAATGCTCTATGAATTCTACACAGCGCCTGTTGTGAAGTTCTGGTTTCACACA ATGTCCTACTTGGCCTTTCTGATGTTATTCTCCTATGTTGTCCTTGTGAAGATGGAGGATCATCCCAGTATACAGGAGTGGCTGGTCATAGCGTACATCTTGTCTACTGCAGTGGAGAAAACCAGAGAG GTACTAATGTCCGAGCCAAGGAACCTGAGCCAGAAACTGAAGGTTTGGTTCTCAGAGTACTGGAACATATCAGATTTCACTGCCATACTCCTCTTCTTAGCTGCACTAGCATTACGTTGGAATGCTGATCCCTACAAGACCGCGGGGCGGATAAGTTACTGTCTGGACATCATCTTCTGGTTTGTCAGAGTGATGGATCTGCTGGCTGTCAATCAGCATGCTGGCCCTTATCTCACCATGATCACTAAGATG TGCTGCTGA